Genomic DNA from Paenibacillus sp. MBLB1832:
TCCACTTGACCGATAACGTGATTACGAACAGCAAATTGCAAGATAGTGCTGTTACGGCAGAGAAACTGGCACCGGGAGCTGTTGAATCCAAGCATATTGGTTCCAATATGATCCAAACCGAACATTTGGAAGATCATGCGATATCCAGTTCCAAGCTGGCTGCTGGCGCTGTCCAAACTGATAAGCTGGCCGAAGGCAGTGTGACTAATTCCAAACTGAAGGACGAAAGTGTCACTTCAAGTAAAATCGCGAATCGCAGCATACTCTCAACGCATCTTCAGGATGAAATTATAGCGAGCGGGCACATTGCCAAGGGAGCCATTGGTGATCAGCAGATCGATTCGCAAGCGATTCATCGCAATCATATTGCAGACGAAGCGATCGTGACCAGACATATTCAAGAAGAAACAGTGACAACAAGTAAACTGGCCGAAGAAGCTGTCACGACGGCGAAAATTGCCTCGATGTCGATTGAATCACGTCATTTGCAAGAAGATATTATTGAGGGACTTCATATTAAGAGAGGATCTATTACCTCGGATCATCTAGCTCAGGGTTCCATTACACTTGATGTATTTGAGGATCGAAGTCTGGTCGGAACGAAGCTGAAGGAAAGCGCCATCTCGACAGAGACGATCGCTGACGGAGCAGTCACGGAAGATAAGCTGGCGAATGGCGCTGTAGGAACTCGGCACCTTCAGGCGGAGTCAGTTTCCTCGGAGAGCATTGCCAAGCAAGCCATCACAAACGCGAAATTGAAGGATCGTGTTGTGACGGAAGATAAATTGACGGATGGAAGTGTAACCAGTCGCATCATTGCGAACAAAGCGGTTAGCGCTGAGCATATCCTGGATGGAGCCATTACGGCCTCAAAGCTTGCCAATGAAAGTGTGCATGGCAGCAAGCTTGCTGCAGGTGCGGTCGTAGCACGGCATTTGGCAGACGGCACAGTGAATAGCGCTAAGGTTGCTAATCGTGCGATTCAAAGTGAGCATCTGGCAGACGGTGCCGTTGTTGGCAGCAAACTGGCCAATGATAGCATCGACAGCTCGAAAATTATGTCAGGCGCAATCACAGACGAACATTTGCCGCCTGGTCTAGTGAAAGGGACGAAGCTAGCGCACGGATCTGTGAGTAATCAGCATCTTGTTGCCGGTGCGATCGACAGTGAAAAGCTGGCTGTTAATTCCGTAGACAGCTCTAAAATCGTTTCTGGCTCGGTGAATAACTATCATCTTGCCGATCACGCAGTATTTGGCGTAAAATTGGCGCCTGGCAGCGTCGATGGAAGCAAACTGGCTGTCGGTTCGGTAAGTGGAGAGCATTTGATCGAGGGCATCGTGGATGCCACCAAGTTGGCGCCTGGCTGTGTGGATAACAGTAAGATAATGTACGGGGCGGTTCAACGCGAGCATTTATCGGACTTTATCGTGGATGGTTTAAAGATTGCTTTAAGTTCTGTTACAGGCGCCCATCTTGCGAATGGCTCTATTGAAGGCACGAAACTGGTTAATGGCAGTATTGACAGTAGTAAACTAACTGTGGATGCCGTTCAAAATGAGCACCTGCAAGCGGGTGCAATCACCGTTGATAAGCTTGCGTCAAACAGCGTAGACAGCAGCAAACTGGTGCAAGGCGCCGTGAATCGTGAACACCTTGCCAATGAAGCGGTAACGGGGGCAAAGCTGTCGCCTGAAAGTGTGGACAGCAGTAAAATTGCGGGTGGAGCGGTCGTTACAGCCAAACTCGCAGATGGCAGTGTCGATAGTAAGAAGCTGGCGAATGGATCTGTCCAGAATCCGCATCTTGCACCTGGCAGTATTGATGGAAGCAAGCTGCAACCAGGAGTTGTCACGAATGAGCATCTTGCCGATGCTTCGTTGACCGTCACGAAATTTGCAGATAATGTTCTCCGGACATCCTCCAAACAAAGAAATATTTTGCAACAGTTTGGTTTGGAGCCGTTTGAAATGAAGATCCAGGATGAGACGATTGAGCTTGTGCTCCATTTCGAAGAGGAATATGCGAATGAGAACT
This window encodes:
- a CDS encoding WIAG-tail domain — encoded protein: MSKRKNIINRSTNSIPSTNNQKANVHKVNASLNELKWLDEPLVRTEKIEDLPKPKPLISAVEKATPAKAPEVPKANENEKPDDLLIERKTGKFIEPVIYTDDIVNEAITWDKIASRSIDDTKIKPFSIGARSIKDLAVEQSKLAQGSVTRSKISNHAIHDEHVAPNSISGDKIQENSISGAKLLDDSITAAKIADHAIDSTKLADQAILPQHLSEFIITSQLIDHQAVTSDKIFSGAVQTKHLANHIIDTAKIMDASVTSDKIRDHAITENKLGIGSINATHIKGQIISSAHLENGSITSDTLADESVTSTKLAPKAIESEHLSQAVIKGHHIDAAEVTSYHITNQAIQTQHIGEGAIDTKLIQDGAITVQKLSDHIISSRHLTSQVVESVHLTDNVITNSKLQDSAVTAEKLAPGAVESKHIGSNMIQTEHLEDHAISSSKLAAGAVQTDKLAEGSVTNSKLKDESVTSSKIANRSILSTHLQDEIIASGHIAKGAIGDQQIDSQAIHRNHIADEAIVTRHIQEETVTTSKLAEEAVTTAKIASMSIESRHLQEDIIEGLHIKRGSITSDHLAQGSITLDVFEDRSLVGTKLKESAISTETIADGAVTEDKLANGAVGTRHLQAESVSSESIAKQAITNAKLKDRVVTEDKLTDGSVTSRIIANKAVSAEHILDGAITASKLANESVHGSKLAAGAVVARHLADGTVNSAKVANRAIQSEHLADGAVVGSKLANDSIDSSKIMSGAITDEHLPPGLVKGTKLAHGSVSNQHLVAGAIDSEKLAVNSVDSSKIVSGSVNNYHLADHAVFGVKLAPGSVDGSKLAVGSVSGEHLIEGIVDATKLAPGCVDNSKIMYGAVQREHLSDFIVDGLKIALSSVTGAHLANGSIEGTKLVNGSIDSSKLTVDAVQNEHLQAGAITVDKLASNSVDSSKLVQGAVNREHLANEAVTGAKLSPESVDSSKIAGGAVVTAKLADGSVDSKKLANGSVQNPHLAPGSIDGSKLQPGVVTNEHLADASLTVTKFADNVLRTSSKQRNILQQFGLEPFEMKIQDETIELVLHFEEEYANENYVLTAITNHPASYVIVSAKSTKSALLSIVRAKFSNDQKGIVNWMAIGQSQ